In one Pseudomonas sp. SCA2728.1_7 genomic region, the following are encoded:
- a CDS encoding arylamine N-acetyltransferase, which produces MSEPRLTNLKLYLQRLGFEAPPEPTLDTLRLLQLRHTGVFPFENLATISGAPVLIDLPSIEEKILVGGRGGYCYELNNLFFALLLELGFDARAISGRVVMNQPEGNWTARTHRLSLVTIDDVRYITDVGFGGMVPTAPLLLDTESEQATPHEPYRIEKQPDGYMLRAKVAGEWRSMYLFDLQRQEDIDYTIGNWYVSTHPESPFSQRLMVARTGEGWRKTLNNGSFAFHRMGANSERREVTQVDELIELLAREFALHLPDLPHTRQSLARMIEPVSG; this is translated from the coding sequence ATGAGTGAGCCTCGCCTGACGAATCTGAAGTTGTACCTGCAACGTCTCGGTTTTGAAGCGCCACCGGAGCCGACACTGGACACCCTGCGACTGCTGCAATTGCGCCACACCGGCGTGTTTCCTTTCGAGAACCTGGCGACGATTAGCGGGGCGCCGGTGTTGATCGACCTGCCGTCCATCGAAGAAAAAATCCTCGTCGGTGGCCGTGGTGGTTACTGCTACGAACTCAACAACCTGTTCTTTGCCTTGTTGCTTGAACTGGGCTTCGACGCACGCGCTATCAGCGGGCGCGTGGTGATGAATCAGCCCGAAGGCAACTGGACAGCGCGCACGCACCGCTTGAGTCTGGTGACCATCGACGATGTGCGCTACATCACCGATGTCGGTTTTGGTGGCATGGTGCCGACTGCACCGCTGCTCCTCGACACCGAGTCGGAGCAAGCGACCCCTCACGAACCTTATCGCATTGAAAAACAACCCGACGGCTACATGCTGCGTGCCAAGGTGGCGGGGGAGTGGCGATCGATGTACCTGTTCGATCTGCAACGCCAGGAAGACATCGATTACACCATTGGCAACTGGTACGTCTCGACACATCCTGAGTCACCGTTCAGTCAGCGCCTGATGGTCGCGCGCACCGGGGAGGGCTGGCGCAAGACGCTGAACAACGGCAGCTTCGCCTTCCATCGCATGGGTGCCAATAGTGAGCGGCGCGAAGTGACGCAGGTCGATGAGCTGATTGAGTTGCTGGCGCGCGAATTTGCTCTGCACCTGCCGGATCTACCCCACACGCGGCAGTCTCTGGCGCGGATGATCGAGCCCGTGTCTGGCTAG
- the xth gene encoding exodeoxyribonuclease III, which produces MKNLRIATYNVNGLRARLPNLLDWLKREQPDIACLQELKSVDTAFPAAELGAAGYGAIWQGQAAWNGVAILARDAQPLESRRGLPGDPDDKHSRYLEAAVHGVLVGCLYLPNGNPQPGPKFDYKLAWFERLISYAKDLQSSDHPVVLAGDYNVVPTDMDIYNTRSWLKDALLQPESRECYQRLLDQGWTDSLRHLYPEDRLYTFWDYFRQHWQTNSGLRIDHLLLNPALSPYLHEAGVDAWVRNEPHASDHAPTWIRIGSRKKR; this is translated from the coding sequence ATGAAAAACCTGCGGATCGCCACCTACAACGTCAACGGTTTACGCGCTCGTTTGCCGAATCTGCTGGATTGGCTCAAGCGCGAGCAACCGGACATCGCCTGCCTGCAAGAACTCAAATCTGTCGACACGGCGTTCCCCGCCGCCGAACTGGGAGCCGCCGGTTACGGCGCAATCTGGCAGGGACAAGCCGCGTGGAACGGCGTGGCGATTCTTGCCCGTGACGCGCAACCGCTGGAGAGTCGGCGCGGTTTGCCCGGCGATCCCGACGACAAGCACAGTCGTTATCTGGAAGCGGCGGTGCATGGGGTGTTGGTCGGGTGTCTGTACCTGCCGAATGGCAACCCGCAGCCCGGACCGAAGTTCGATTACAAACTGGCGTGGTTCGAAAGGCTGATCAGCTACGCGAAGGACCTGCAAAGCAGCGATCACCCGGTGGTGCTGGCGGGTGACTACAACGTTGTGCCCACTGACATGGACATCTACAACACCCGCTCGTGGCTCAAGGATGCGTTGCTGCAACCCGAGAGTCGCGAGTGTTATCAGCGTTTGCTCGATCAGGGCTGGACCGATTCGCTGCGCCATCTGTATCCCGAGGATCGCCTCTATACGTTCTGGGATTACTTCCGCCAGCACTGGCAAACCAATTCCGGTTTGCGCATTGATCATCTACTGCTCAATCCGGCGCTGAGTCCGTATTTGCACGAGGCCGGGGTAGATGCCTGGGTGCGCAACGAACCCCACGCCAGTGACCATGCGCCGACGTGGATCCGTATCGGTTCACGGAAAAAACGCTAG
- a CDS encoding GNAT family protein, which produces MKTTLQGQRILLRPLEYSDAAALLHAAADGELWNLTVTVVPSASTVDSYLKKALDGRDAGTVMPFVIVLKDSGQVIGSTRFWKIDPLNRKLEIGSSWIAASWQKSFVNTEAKYLMLRHAFEVLGCVRVQFTTDENNQKSRNAILRLGAQQEGIVRHERIMPDGRKRNSVRFSIIDDEWPQVRLHLEQKLAAYA; this is translated from the coding sequence ATGAAAACCACGCTGCAAGGTCAGCGCATTCTCCTGCGCCCGCTTGAGTATTCAGATGCCGCCGCCCTGCTCCATGCGGCCGCTGACGGCGAATTGTGGAACCTCACCGTCACCGTGGTGCCTTCAGCAAGCACCGTCGACAGCTACCTGAAAAAAGCCCTCGATGGCCGTGATGCCGGCACGGTGATGCCGTTCGTGATCGTGTTGAAAGATAGCGGCCAAGTCATCGGCTCGACGCGCTTCTGGAAGATCGACCCGCTCAATCGCAAGCTGGAAATCGGCAGCAGCTGGATCGCGGCGAGCTGGCAGAAATCCTTCGTCAACACCGAAGCCAAGTACCTGATGCTGCGTCACGCCTTCGAAGTCCTCGGTTGCGTGCGCGTGCAGTTCACCACCGACGAGAACAACCAGAAGTCGCGCAACGCGATTCTGCGTCTCGGCGCACAGCAGGAAGGCATTGTCCGCCACGAACGAATAATGCCGGACGGGCGCAAGCGCAACTCGGTGCGTTTCAGCATCATCGACGACGAGTGGCCGCAGGTGCGCTTGCATCTGGAGCAGAAACTCGCCGCCTACGCGTAA